ACGGGGTCAGGTCGGTCGAGATACCGCGAGGCTGAGCGACGCCGGCCACGTTGCTTGCATGGGTTTTTTCATTGTGGTATACTTCTAGCAGAGATTGGGTTTTATCGGATGTAGCGAGGCAGAGTGGGTTGAACGACCCACTATTTGTTTGGACTGGAAAACGGGGTCAATTGGAGCGGGTGTGTGATCGAGTGAAGATCAGGGACGTGGAGAAGGCGCTTGAAGATCTGGCGCGGCCGATCGTCCAGGGGATGGGCCTGTCGCTCATCGAGGTGAGGTTGGCGAGGGAAGGCCCCAGGTGGGTCCTTCGCGTTGTAATCTACAGGCCGGAGGGTGTCGGCCTCGAGGACTGCGAAAAGGTCAGCGAGCGTCTTTCGCCGGTCCTCGACGAAGCCGACCTGATCGAGACGAGCTACAGCCTCGAGGTTTCGTCGCCTGGCCTCGAGCGCGTCTTTCGCAGGCTTGAGGAGTACGAGGTGTTCAAGGGACACCGCGTGTACGTGTCGACCTACGCGCCCGTCGAAAGGGCTGGCAGGGAGATCCGGGGGGCGCTCGGTGGCCTCGTGCGCGACGGGGCGAACGGCGTCGACTCGGTGAGGGTCGTGCTGGACGACGGTGAAGAGGTAGTCATCCCTCTGAAGAACGTTGCGAAGGCCAGGCTGGACGAGGTGGATTTCCTACCGGCCGCAAAGAGGGGAGGCCGAAGACGTGAACGCTGAGTTCATCACCGCGATCGACGAGATCGAGAAGACCAAGGGAATAGCGAAGGACGTGCTTCTGGAGGCGATCGAGGCCGCGCTGATATCGGCGTACAGGAGGAATTTCGGGTCGTCCCAGAACGTTCGCGTTCACATAGACAGGGAGACCGGCGAGATCAGGGTATTCTCCCGCCGGGTGGTCGTCCCCGAGGTAACCGACCCGCGGCTCGAGGTCTCACTGGGCGAGGCCCGGGAACTCGACCCCAACTACCAGGAGCACGACGTGGTCGAGACGGAGGTCACGCCGAAGGACTTCGGGCGCATAGCGGCGCAGACCGCCAAACAGGTGGTTGTGCAGCGCATCCGCGAGGCGGAGAGGGGTATCATCTACGAGGAGTTCTCCAGCCGTGAGGGCGACATCGTCACCGGTATCGTGCACAGGCAGGAGAACAGGAACATCATGATCGACCTCGGGAAGGCCGAGGCCGTGCTTGCCCCGAACGAGCAGATCCCCGGCGAGCTGTACAGGCAGGGGGAGCGCCTCAAAGCGTACATCCTCGAGGTGAGGAAGACCACCAAGGGGCCGCAGATCATGGTTTCGAGGACCCACCCCGGGCTGCTCAAGCGGCTGTTCGAGTTCGAGGTGCCGGAGATCCACGATGGCGTCGTCGAGATCAAGGCGATAGCGCGCGAGGCGGGGTCACGGTCGAAGGTCGCCGTGTGGTCCAGGGACGACGCAATCGACCCCGTGCGCGCGTGCGTTGGGCCGAAGGGCGTTCGCGTGCAGGCGGTGGTCAACGAGCTCAAGGGCGAAAAGATGGACATCGTCCGCTGGTCGCCGTATGTCGAGGAGTTCATCGCCAACTCGCTGAGCCCCGCGAAGGTTGTCACGGTGCAGATTAACGAGGAGGGCAAAGTCGCGCGGGTCATAGTCCCCGACTACCAGCTCTCTCTCGCCATCGGGAAAGAGGGGCAGAACGCGCGCCTCTCCGCGAAGCTCACAGGCTGGCGGATCGATATAAGGAGCGAGTCTCAGATTGCGGCCGCGCAGGAACGCGATGAGATGGCCGCCGATGTGTACGGCGCCGGTGGAAGCGACGCGGTTGAGGGAGACGGGGCTCCGGCAGGTGACCACGAGGACCTCGGACCTGGCGACGGCGTTCCCGAGGAGGGCGACGGCCGCGACGGGGGGGTGTAACGGTTGGGCAAGCAGGTATTTAAGCCCAGGAAGGTACCCCAGAGGACCTGTGTGGGTTGTCAGAGTGTCAAGGCCAAGAAGGAACTCATCAGGATCGTCAGGACTCCTGACGGGATAATTGACGTGGACGCGACCGGCAAGAAGTCCGGTCGAGGGGCGTACCTGTGCGCAGACTCCGCATGTCTGGACAAGGCCGTCAAGGGGAAGCGCCTGGAGAAGGCTCTGGGCGTTGCAGTGGATGGTGAATTGATCGACAGGGTTCGTGGACTTCTCCAGCGCCCCTCAACCAAGCCGGAGGTGAAGTGATGAACGAAAAGATCAGAGTTTACGAGCTAGCGAAAGAGATGCTCGTTGATAGCAAGGTCGTACTCAAGGTGCTCAGCCAGCTCAGCGTGGAAGCGAGGAACCACATGAGCACGATGGACGCTGAGACCGCGCAGAAGGTCAGGGATGTCCTGACCGGAAAGCTGAAGCTCCAGAAGACGAAGAAGGAGCGGGTCGAAAAGCCGGCTCAGCAGCCGGTTCGACCCCCGATACCCAGACCGGCGCCCAGGCCCGTCGAAATGGACGCGCCACCGAGGCCTCCGGCGCAGGGTAAGGTGATAGGTAAGGGCCCGGTGGCGAGGCCGTACTCGAGGCCGCCACAACACGGGGGGCAGTATCCGGCTCAGCAGCGCCCGCCGATAATCAGGCCGGCGGGTCCGGCCGCGAGGCCCGCGTTTCCGCAGGGGGCACCGCCGCAGGCCGCCGGACCAGGAGCCGGTGTTGCACGGGTTCCGCCGAGGCCTGCGAGCGCGTTGCCGGGCACACCCTCAAAGCCCGCCGGTGGGGCTGTGACTCCGCAAAGGACGGGCGGGTTCCCCGCGTATCCGGCGGGCGGACAGGCGAGACCTGGCGTCGTGAGGCCGCCGGCCGCCACTGGTCCGGTGCGTCCGGCGCAGGCACCCCAGCCACCGCTCCCGCCGCAGAGGCCACCGGCGGCGCCGGCTCAAGGCGCCCAGGGTCCGGCGGCGCAGCAGCAGCCGAGGCCCGCGCGGCCTGTAAGGCCGTTCCAGGCTGGCGCTCCGCAGCGTCCGCAGCCGAGGGAGGGCATGCGCCCGTCATTCCCTGGTGGTGGGCCCGGTGCAGGCGGCCAGAGGCCGGCGGGTGGATCGTTCGTTCAGGGAAGACCTGGGCCAAGGCCTGGTGGGTTCCAGCCGGCGCAGAGGCCGGGGGCCCCGCGACCGCAGCCGGGCTACGGTGGACCGAGACCCGGGGCGGGACCGAGACCCACATTCGGGCCGGGCGCGGGCGGACAGAGACGACCGGGTGGCCCGGGAGGTCCTGTGCAAGGACCGCAACGGCCCCAGCAGGGTCAGAGAGGCCAGAAGAGGCGAGACTACCATGGTGGAAGATCCGGCGGCGGGGACCGCAGGACTCCCGGATTCCGCGAGGGGCTCCTCACGAGTCGTCCTCCGAGGATGGGTGGAGGCGCGCAGCCCAGGCCGGTGCCCAGGGGACCGAGAGCGGTGAGCCTCGAGGGACCGCTCATGGTCAAGGAACTCGCGATGAAGATGGGGATCACCGCCGCAGAGGTGATCAAGAAGCTTATTTCGCTCGGCGTGATGGCCGCCATCAACCAGCAGATCGACGTTGAGACGGCTACCATCGTGGCCCAGGAAATGGGATACGAGGTGACCGTGAAGACGCCCGAGCTCAGCAAGGAGGAACTCCTCGAGGCCGAGCTGGATAAGGAAGACGCCGCCGAGGACCTGAAACCCAGGCCGCCCGTGGTGACGGTTATGGGTCACGTCGACCACGGTAAGACTTCGCTCCTGGACGCGATCAGGAAGACCAAGGTGGCGGCGGGAGAGGCGGGCGGCATAACTCAGCACATCGGCGCCTCGGTTGTGGACTGGAAGGATCGGAAAGTTGTATTTCTGGACACTCCGGGCCACGAGGCGTTCACCGCCATGAGGGCGCGCGGCGCAAAGGTTACGGACATAGCGGTACTCGTGGTGGCGGCGGACGACGGCCCGATGCCGCAGACCATCGAGGCCATGAACCACGCCCGCGCTGCGAAGGTCCCGGTTATCGTGGCGATAAACAAGATGGATAAGCCGGACGCCAGGCCGGACATGGTGAAGCAGAAGCTGTCGGAACAGGGTCTGGTCCCGGAGGAGTGGGGCGGCGATACCGTGTACGTCCCCGTCTCCGCGAGGCAGGCAACTGGCCTCGACCAGCTGCTCGACATGATACTGCTCGTGGCCGACGTCCAGGAATTGAAGGCGAACCCGGAGAAGCGCGCGGTGGCGACAGTGGTCGAAGCGCAGCTCGACAAGGGCCGCGGTCCCGTGGCCACGGTGCTGGTGCAGTCGGGCTCGCTGAGGGTTGGAGACTGTGTGGTGACAGGGTCGGCGTACGGGCGCGTACGCGCGATGACGGACGACCGCGGGAGGCGCGTGAAGAAGGCGGCGCCGTCCATGCCGGTCGAGGTTACGGGGCTTTCGGAGGTACCCAACGCCGGAGACGTCCTTCAGGTTGTCGAGGACGAGAAGACTGCCAAGGAAGTCGCCACGTCGAGAGCGGCAAGGAGGAGGGCATCGGAGCTCCAGGTGTCGAGCAGGATGAGCCTCGAGGACCTGGCGAACCGGGTCAAGGAAGGCGAGGTCCAGGAGCTCAAGCTCATTGTGAAGGCCGACGTGCAGGGGTCGTCCGAGGCGCTCAAGCAGGCGTTTGACAAGCTGGACATGAAGGAAGTGCGGATATCCATTATCCACAGCGGTGTCGGCGGAATAACCGAATCCGACGTCATGCTGGCCGCCGCGTCAGGCGCTATCATAATCGGGTTCAACGTCCGACCGGACAGCAACGCCAGGCACGTGGCGGACGAGCAGAAAGTGGACATAAGGACCTACCGTATAATCTACGAGGCCGTGGAGGACATCCAGGCGGCGATGAAGGGCATGCTGAAGCCCAAGCTCAAGGAGACCGTCCTCGGCAGGGCGGAGGTCAGGCAGCTTTTCCGCATCCCGAAGATCGGCACTGTGGCGGGTTGCTACGTGACCGAGGGGAAGATCACGAAGGGATCTACCCTAAGGGTCGTTCGCGACGGCGTAGTTGTCCACGAGGCCCCCGTCGACTCGCTCAAGAGGTTCAAGGATGACGTGCGCGAGGTCGCGTCGGGGTACGAGTGCGGGATCAGCGTCGAGAGGTTCCAGGATGTGAAGGAAGGGGACATCCTCGAGGCGTTCGTGATCGAGGAGGTCAAGCCCGCCTGAGGAGTAGCGCGAGAGGGGACGCCCTTTGGTAGTAGGCTCGCTGAGGATTGAACTTACGCTACCGGGTAACGATTCTCTCAAAGGCAAGCGAAGGGTAGTAAGGAGCCTGGTAGATCGCATAAGGTCGAAATTCGGTGTGGCGGCGGCCGAGGTGGACTGCCTCGACTCATGGCAGGTGGCGTGCCTGGGTTTCGCGTGCGTCAGCAACGACGCAGTCCTCGCCAGCGACGTGCTGTCGAGGATCCTGCGGTGGGTCGAGGACAACCACGACGGTTCCGTCACGAATCATGAGATCAGGCTGGGCTGACAGGTTAAGTGCTGCGCGTTTTGCGGGGGGTTCGATATGTCGTTGCGCGGCGGACGTGTGGCGGAAGCGATGAAGGAAGAGATAAGCGACATCATCCACAACCACCTCAAGGACCCGCGGATTGGTTTCGCGAGTATAACAGGGGTGGAGGTTTCGGGTGACCTGAGGCACGCGCGGGTGTTCGTCAGCGTGCTGGGTGACGACCGGCAGAAGCAGGACACCCTTCGTGGGCTCGAGAGCGCGGTGGGTTTTGTCCGGTCCGAGATCGGAAAGCGCATAAGGATGAGGCATACGCCCGAGATCGTGTTCAAGCTCGACGAATCGATCGAACGGGGCATCCGGGTATCCAGGCTCATAGATCAGGAAAAGAGGGGCGGGCAGTGAAAGGCCTGCCCCTTCTGCTATCCGTATTCAGAAACGAAAGCGATTTCGTACTGGTGCCGCACGTCTCGCCAGACGGTGACAGCATCGGGTCGTGCCTGGCCCTGGGACTTGCGCTTGTGCGCAGGGGGAAGAAGGCGCAGGTCGCGCTGGACGAGGCGTTTCCATCGAGATACGGCTTCTTGCCCGGGGCAGTGGAAGTCCGGCCATCGTCGCCGAAGGTTGGGCGCTACATCGTGGTCACCCTGGACTGCACGGACCTGTCCCGGTGCGGTGTGCGCCCGGAACTGATCCAAGGGGCGTCCGCTATCGTCAACATCGATCACCACGTTTCAAACTCCTTTTTCGGGGACTACCAGTTGGTCGACAGCGCCGCGTCGGCGGTGGGCGAGATCGTGTTCGACCTCCTTCAGGAGCTCGGCTGGGGGATCACCGCAGGCGAGGCGACGTGCCTGTACACCGCAATAATAACCGACACCGGTTCGTTCAGGTTTGAGAACACCACCTCCAGGTGCCTCGAGGTATGCGCGTCGCTCGTCAGGGCCGGGGCCAGGCCTAGCAGGATCGCGGAAGAGGTATACGAGACCGCGTCGCTTCCGGCGACCGTACTCCTGGGGAAGGCGCTGTCGAGCCTGAGGCTGGACGACACGGGGCGCGTCGCGTGGATGACCATTTCTGCCGCGGACTTCGAGTCCGCAGGGGCATCGAATGAGGATACGGAAGGGATAGTCAATTACGCAAGGATGGTTGAGGGAGTGGAAGTCGGAGTCCTGTTCAAGGAGCTAGGAGACCGGCAGGTGCGCGTGGCGTTAAGGTCGAGACGGTCCGTGAACGTCAGCAGGATCGCCTCGCTGTTCGGAGGAGGCGGACACCCCCGCGCGGCGGGCTGTACCGTGGCCGGGTCCGTGGAAGACGCGTACTCGGCTGTGATCCCCGAGGTGCTCAGGGCTGTCAAGGAAATGGACAAGGCCGTGGGCGGAGTTGTTCGCGATGCGGCGGAATCCTGAAGTGCAGGGGGCGGCGATGCCCGTTGGACCCGACGGAGTTTTGAACCTCCTGAAGCCCCCGGGCATGACTTCCCACGACATCGTCTACCGCGTCAGGAGACTGGGTTTTCCAAAGGCGGGGCATACGGGGACGCTCGACCCCGGAGCCGCCGGCGTCCTGCCGGTCTGCGTGGGCAGGGCCACGAGGATATCCGAGTACCTCGGCGCCCTCGGGAAGGGGTACCGCGCCGAGATTACCCTCGGGGTTACCACGAGCACCGACGACGGTTCGGGTGCGGTAGTTTCCAGGACTGACGCATCTCAGGTTACGAACGACGATGTCGAGCAGGCCCTCGTGAGGTTCGTCGGTGAAATGGAGCAGGTGGCGCCGGTTCTTTCGGCAAAGAAGTTCCGGGGCGTCCGGTCCTACGACATTGTGAGGGCCGGTGGGGTCCCTGAGCGCCGTACGGTGAGGGTCCGTGTCTACGCCGCGAAGCTCGTACGGTTCGAACCCGGCGCGGTGGCGCGCGCCACGGTGGACATCTCGTGCTCCAGCGGGACATACGTCAGGAACATCTGCTCCGACCTGGGTCGAGCGTTGGGCTGCGGCGGGTATATGTCGTTCCTCCTCCGCACGCGAAGCGGCCCGTTCCGCCTCGCGGACGCGCTGACCCTTGAGGAGATGTCTTCAGCGCTGGAGGGGGGGCTCCCGGCTTCCGAGACTGCAGGTCCTGGTTGCGCGGGGGCGGGTCCGCTCGCCCGCGGCTTCGCAGGCATGGCGGAGGCGCTCTCGTTCATGCGCGGCGCCGTGCTGGCGGCGCCGGCCGTTGAAAGGGTATTGAATGGGCATGCCCCGTCCGTGGAAGACGTCCTCCGGTGGGTGAGCGCCGTTTCAACCCGGGCCGGAGACGTTGAGGGCGCCTTACCCGGCGACGAGGGGCTTTTCCCGGGGCTCGTGAGACTCATATCGGAGGAGGACAGGCTTGTGGGGATAGCGAGGGTTGACGGATCGCCCTGGAGCGAAGCCGGCAGTATCGCCCTCGAGAAGGTATTCCCGTGATGCCGTAGGCACGATGTCAGACGACACGCTCACCAATTCGCACGATGACGGACTGCAGGGGATCCCGCACGTCGTGTTCAACCTCGATGAAGCCGCCTCCGGCCCAGGGCCGAGGGCGGTGGCGGTGGGTTTCTTCGACGGCGTGCACGCCGGTCACCAGGCGATCATCCGCAGGCTCGTGAGCGAGGCGCAGGGAACGGACCTGCTCCCGACCTGCCTGACGTTCGAACCCCACCCGTTGCAGGTTGTGGGCAACGGCCCGGGTGGACCGCCGATGCTCACCACTCTGGAGGAGAAAGTCTCGATAATGAACCGCATGGGTGTTAGGCAGTGCGTGGTCGCGCCATTCACACCCGAATTCGCTGGGATCAGTCCTTACGAATTCGCGCGAGGGGTACTGAAGGAAAACCTCGACGCACGCGTCGTGCTGGTGGGGTACAACTTCACGTTCGGCAGCGGTGGAACCGCGACTGCTGAGGACCTCGGGCGGCTCGGACGGGACCTCGGTTTTCGGGTCATCATCGTAGAACCCGTGATCGTCTCGGGGGTTCCCGTGTCGAGCACTGCGGTGAGGCAGGCTGTGTCGCGCGGGGACATGGCGGCGGCCCGCGAGATGCTGGGAAGGCCCTATTCCGTCAGTGGGAGGGTTGTCCACGGGGACGGGAGGGGCCGCACGCTCGGGGTCCCGACGGCGAACCTCGATGTCCCGCCGGGGAGGCTGTTGCCCTTGCGGGGGGTATATGCGACGGTCGCGGTCGCGGGCGAATTCCGCGCGGCGTCTGTAACCAACGTGGGGTCGAGGCCAACGTTCCTTGGGTGCGCGGGTCCCGCGACGCCGCTACAGGGCGCGCCGGATGCGGGGCCCGGCGCAGTCCGGGTGGCCGTCGAGACGCACATCCCCGGGTTCTGCGGTGACCTTTACGGCCGGACGCTCGAGGTCCGGTTTCTGAAGAGATTGAGGGACGAGAGGCGGTTCGAGAGAAGGGAGGACCTGGTCAAGCAGGTGCTCGCCGACGCGCTGGCCGCGCTGGATCTCGTCTCACACGACACGCCGGGGGGAGGCTGGTCCGGTGACAGCGTTGAGGGCTTGTGACATCATCCAGAAGAAGCGTGACGGCTTATCCCTTGAAGCGGAAGAGATCCGGTTCATAGTCCACGGGTTCGCGCGTGGCGAGGTCCCCGACTACCAGATGGCGGCGTTCCTGATGGCTGTGTATTTCCGGGGAATGACACCGGAGGAGACCGCGGCGCTGACCATGGCGATGGTGGACTCGGGTGACACCGTCGACCTGTCGGCGCTCCCCGGCCGCAAAGTGGACAAACACAGCACTGGAGGGGTCGGCGACAAGACCAGCCTGGTGCTGGGCCCCATGGTGGCCAGCGCCGGCGCCCTCGTCCCCAAGATGTCCGGGCGCGGGCTCGGCCACACGGGTGGGACCCTCGACAAACTCGAATCCATACCCGGTTTCAGGGTGTCGCTCGGCCTGGACGAGTTGTTGTCGAACGTGCGCAGGGTGGGGATAGCGATAGCGGGTCAGACCGCGAGGCTGGTGCCCGCCGACGGCAAAATGTACGCGCTGCGCGATGTGACCGCGACAGTGGACAGCATCCCGCTGATCGCCTCGAGCGTCATGTCCAAGAAGATAGCCGGGGGCGCGGATGCGATAGTCCTCGACGTCAAGTTCGGGTCCGGGGCGTTCATGAAGACCTACGAGGGCGCGGTCTCGCTCGCCGAGGCCATGGTGCGCATAGGCAGTCTCGTGGGCAGGGAGACAACGGCAGTCATATCCTCGATGGAGCAGCCTCTTGGGGTCGCCGTGGGCAACGCCCTGGAAGTCCGGGAGGCCATCGAGACCCTCTCGGGGCACGGACCGCTGGACCTGCTCGACCTGTGCCTCACGCTCGGCTCGCTGATGCTGGTGGCAGCCGGAAAGGCGCAACACACGGCGGGGGCGCGGCGAATCCTGGAGGACGTTATCGCGTCCGGCGACGCGCTCCGCAAGTTCGCCGCGCTGGTTGAAGCGCAGGGCGGGGACCCCAGAGTAGTCGACGACCCGTCGATCTTGCCGCGTGCGCCGGTTATCACGGCAGTTGAGTCCACTGCGGCGGGTTACGTGGAGGGGATAGACGCCCTCGCGGTAGGAAGGGCGGCCATGGTGATGGGCGCAGGCCGCCAGACGAAGGAGTCACCGGTGGACCATGCGGTCGGCATTGTACTGCTGAAGAAGGTGGGTGACCCCGTGGAGGCCGGCGAGCCGCTCGCGTCGTGCCATTTGCGCGACCTGCCGCAAGCCGGTACGGCGTCCTCGATGGTACGCGCGGCGTTTCGCGTCTCGCGGGCGAAGCCGGTTCCCTCGAAACTCGTCCGCGCAATAGTAACGTGGCGGGGGGTGGAACCGGTATGAGCGTCGCTGCAAACGCCGCGCCTGCGGACCGGGGCACCCAGCCTGCAACCGCTGTTCCCGAGTTCAAGGCGCACGGCCGCGGACTGTCGGAATCCGAGCGGCTGCTGCTCGAGGCGGCGTTCCTTGCGAGGGAGAGGGCCTACGCACCCTACTCCGGCTTCAAGGTCGGGGCCGCCGTGATGTGCTCGGAGGGGCGCCTCGCGAGCGGCTGCAACATAGAGAACGCTTCGTATGGACTGACTGTCTGCGCCGAGCGGGTGGCCGTGTTCAGCGCGGTATCCTCGGGGTGCGCTTCCATCGAGGTGATCGCGGTAGTAGCTGACTGCCCCGAACCGGTAACGCCCTGCGGCGCGTGCCGCCAGGTGCTTGCGGAATTCGCGCCGAAAGCGGTCGTACTCATGGCGAACCTCGAGGGCAGGGTCGCCGTGTCCACGGTGGACTCCCTGTTACCGGGGGCATTCTCGCTCAGGTAAGGGATTCCTGATCAGCGTCCCCCCAATTCGTCTGCGCCACGGACGGCCCCGCAGGAGTGTCCGGGTTCACGTGGAATAGAACGTTGGATGAAAAAGGGTCGCCTGGGTTCGTGTACCCTGAGGCGACCGGGAGGGGGAGTAAGGGTGAACCTCAAGAGAGTCCTGACGCTGGTTGTGATCGCCGCGCTCGTCGCTGGAGTCGCGCTCGGCGGTTGCGCCAAGCAGGAGCCGCCGAAGCCGGCAGCGCCGGAGAAGCCCGCACAGCCCGCGCAGCCGGCCCCGCCGCCGCCACCCGCGCCGAAGAAGCTCAAGGTTGGCCTCGTGTTCGATGTGGGCGGTCGCGGTGACAAGTCGTTCAACGACATGGCGTACGCCGGGCTCGACAAGGGCGCCAAGGACTTCGCCGACAAGATAGAGATCAAGTACCTCGAGCCCTCCGGCGGCGGCGAGAACAGGGAGCAGCTGCTGAGGCTTCTCGCCGAAGACAAGTACGACCTCATCTTCGGTGTCGGGTTCCTGTTCACCGACCACATCGCCAAGGTAGCCAAGGAATACCCCAACGTGAAATTCGGCCTGATCGACGGGTTCGTGCCCGACCTGAAGCCAGAGTCCAACGTGGCCTGCCTCCTCTTCAAGGAGCAGGAGGCGTCGTTCCTGGTTGGAGCGGCCGCGGCGCTCAAAACGAAGACCAGCAAGATAGGCTTCGTCGGCGGCATGAAGATCCCATTGATTGAGCGGTTCGAGATGGGGTACATGGCCGGCGCCAAGTACGTCAACAAGAAGATCGAAATCAAGGGCGCGTACATCGGGACGACGGGCGACGCGTTCAAGGATCCAGTCAAGGGCAAGGAGCTTGCGAACGCCCAGTTCAACTGGGGCGCCGACATCGTTTACCACGCGTCCGGCGCATCGGGCATCGGCGTAATCGAGGCTGCCGCCGCCAAGCAGAAGATGGCGATCGGCGTCGACGCCGACCAGACCCTCACCGCGAAACCCGAGCAGCAGAAGTTCATCCTTACGAGCATGCTGAAGAGGGTTGACGTGGCCGTGTATAATACCATACAGGCCCTCGTTGAGAAGAAATTCCAGGGCGGCTACACGGTGTTCGGCCTCGCCGAGGACGGCGTCGGATACGCGGTCAACGACGTCAACAGGGACATGCTCAAGGACATCCAGCCGAAGCTCGAGGAGATCAAGAAGAAGGTCGTTTCGGGCGAGATCAAGGTTCCGTTCGACAAGAAAACCTACGACGAGTTCGTAAGGAGTCTGAAATAACTCGCGTTGTGGAATGGGCCGGGGGCGGCGGTTATTCCGGCGCCCCCGAAGGGACCGGGCGGGGGTGGAGGTAGATCCACCTCCGATTTTGTCGTCCGAGGGGGAACTCCCGTGCTGGCCTTCAAGGGAATAACGAAGCGCTTTCCCGGGGTCGTGGCCAACTATCGTATCGACCTCGAAATCAACGCCGCCGAGATCCACGCGCTGATAGGGGAGAACGGCGCGGGGAAGAGCACGCTGATGAGGGTGCTCGTCGGCCTCTACCAGCCTGATGAGGGGCAGATCTACCTTCGCGGCAAGCCGGTGTCGATCCCGGGACCGCTCTCCGCGATCCGCCTCGGCATCGGCATGGTGCACCAGCATTTCATGCTCATCCCCAGGTTCACCGTCCTGGAAAACATCATCCTGGGCAACGAGCCGTCTGCCTGCGGCATAATCGATGCCGCGAGGGCGAGGAAGGCGGTCACCGCTCTGTGCGAGCTGTACGACTTCCCCATGCGCCTCGACACGCCCGTTTCCGAACTCTCCGTAGGTGGGCAGCAGCGGGTCGAGATCATGAAAGTGCTGTTCCGCGGGGCCGATGTGCTTGTTCTCGACGAACCCACCGCCGTACTCGCGCCGCAGGAAACGGAGGACCTATTCAGGAACCTCAAGAGTCTCCGCGACCAGGGCAA
This genomic interval from Bacillota bacterium contains the following:
- a CDS encoding ribosome maturation factor RimP, which gives rise to MGLSLIEVRLAREGPRWVLRVVIYRPEGVGLEDCEKVSERLSPVLDEADLIETSYSLEVSSPGLERVFRRLEEYEVFKGHRVYVSTYAPVERAGREIRGALGGLVRDGANGVDSVRVVLDDGEEVVIPLKNVAKARLDEVDFLPAAKRGGRRRER
- the nusA gene encoding transcription termination/antitermination protein NusA, coding for MNAEFITAIDEIEKTKGIAKDVLLEAIEAALISAYRRNFGSSQNVRVHIDRETGEIRVFSRRVVVPEVTDPRLEVSLGEARELDPNYQEHDVVETEVTPKDFGRIAAQTAKQVVVQRIREAERGIIYEEFSSREGDIVTGIVHRQENRNIMIDLGKAEAVLAPNEQIPGELYRQGERLKAYILEVRKTTKGPQIMVSRTHPGLLKRLFEFEVPEIHDGVVEIKAIAREAGSRSKVAVWSRDDAIDPVRACVGPKGVRVQAVVNELKGEKMDIVRWSPYVEEFIANSLSPAKVVTVQINEEGKVARVIVPDYQLSLAIGKEGQNARLSAKLTGWRIDIRSESQIAAAQERDEMAADVYGAGGSDAVEGDGAPAGDHEDLGPGDGVPEEGDGRDGGV
- a CDS encoding YlxR family protein yields the protein MGKQVFKPRKVPQRTCVGCQSVKAKKELIRIVRTPDGIIDVDATGKKSGRGAYLCADSACLDKAVKGKRLEKALGVAVDGELIDRVRGLLQRPSTKPEVK
- the infB gene encoding translation initiation factor IF-2; its protein translation is MNEKIRVYELAKEMLVDSKVVLKVLSQLSVEARNHMSTMDAETAQKVRDVLTGKLKLQKTKKERVEKPAQQPVRPPIPRPAPRPVEMDAPPRPPAQGKVIGKGPVARPYSRPPQHGGQYPAQQRPPIIRPAGPAARPAFPQGAPPQAAGPGAGVARVPPRPASALPGTPSKPAGGAVTPQRTGGFPAYPAGGQARPGVVRPPAATGPVRPAQAPQPPLPPQRPPAAPAQGAQGPAAQQQPRPARPVRPFQAGAPQRPQPREGMRPSFPGGGPGAGGQRPAGGSFVQGRPGPRPGGFQPAQRPGAPRPQPGYGGPRPGAGPRPTFGPGAGGQRRPGGPGGPVQGPQRPQQGQRGQKRRDYHGGRSGGGDRRTPGFREGLLTSRPPRMGGGAQPRPVPRGPRAVSLEGPLMVKELAMKMGITAAEVIKKLISLGVMAAINQQIDVETATIVAQEMGYEVTVKTPELSKEELLEAELDKEDAAEDLKPRPPVVTVMGHVDHGKTSLLDAIRKTKVAAGEAGGITQHIGASVVDWKDRKVVFLDTPGHEAFTAMRARGAKVTDIAVLVVAADDGPMPQTIEAMNHARAAKVPVIVAINKMDKPDARPDMVKQKLSEQGLVPEEWGGDTVYVPVSARQATGLDQLLDMILLVADVQELKANPEKRAVATVVEAQLDKGRGPVATVLVQSGSLRVGDCVVTGSAYGRVRAMTDDRGRRVKKAAPSMPVEVTGLSEVPNAGDVLQVVEDEKTAKEVATSRAARRRASELQVSSRMSLEDLANRVKEGEVQELKLIVKADVQGSSEALKQAFDKLDMKEVRISIIHSGVGGITESDVMLAAASGAIIIGFNVRPDSNARHVADEQKVDIRTYRIIYEAVEDIQAAMKGMLKPKLKETVLGRAEVRQLFRIPKIGTVAGCYVTEGKITKGSTLRVVRDGVVVHEAPVDSLKRFKDDVREVASGYECGISVERFQDVKEGDILEAFVIEEVKPA
- a CDS encoding DUF503 domain-containing protein — its product is MVVGSLRIELTLPGNDSLKGKRRVVRSLVDRIRSKFGVAAAEVDCLDSWQVACLGFACVSNDAVLASDVLSRILRWVEDNHDGSVTNHEIRLG
- the rbfA gene encoding 30S ribosome-binding factor RbfA, translated to MSLRGGRVAEAMKEEISDIIHNHLKDPRIGFASITGVEVSGDLRHARVFVSVLGDDRQKQDTLRGLESAVGFVRSEIGKRIRMRHTPEIVFKLDESIERGIRVSRLIDQEKRGGQ
- a CDS encoding bifunctional oligoribonuclease/PAP phosphatase NrnA, giving the protein MKGLPLLLSVFRNESDFVLVPHVSPDGDSIGSCLALGLALVRRGKKAQVALDEAFPSRYGFLPGAVEVRPSSPKVGRYIVVTLDCTDLSRCGVRPELIQGASAIVNIDHHVSNSFFGDYQLVDSAASAVGEIVFDLLQELGWGITAGEATCLYTAIITDTGSFRFENTTSRCLEVCASLVRAGARPSRIAEEVYETASLPATVLLGKALSSLRLDDTGRVAWMTISAADFESAGASNEDTEGIVNYARMVEGVEVGVLFKELGDRQVRVALRSRRSVNVSRIASLFGGGGHPRAAGCTVAGSVEDAYSAVIPEVLRAVKEMDKAVGGVVRDAAES
- the truB gene encoding tRNA pseudouridine(55) synthase TruB, yielding MRRNPEVQGAAMPVGPDGVLNLLKPPGMTSHDIVYRVRRLGFPKAGHTGTLDPGAAGVLPVCVGRATRISEYLGALGKGYRAEITLGVTTSTDDGSGAVVSRTDASQVTNDDVEQALVRFVGEMEQVAPVLSAKKFRGVRSYDIVRAGGVPERRTVRVRVYAAKLVRFEPGAVARATVDISCSSGTYVRNICSDLGRALGCGGYMSFLLRTRSGPFRLADALTLEEMSSALEGGLPASETAGPGCAGAGPLARGFAGMAEALSFMRGAVLAAPAVERVLNGHAPSVEDVLRWVSAVSTRAGDVEGALPGDEGLFPGLVRLISEEDRLVGIARVDGSPWSEAGSIALEKVFP